A portion of the Halalkalicoccus tibetensis genome contains these proteins:
- a CDS encoding 5'-deoxyadenosine deaminase: MMLSGTVIVDAGTVLDDGCVVVEGSHIEAVGPREELLDRYPNHERRAYDLLMPGLVGAHVHSVQSLGRGIADDLELLDWLFEYVLPMEASLSAEEMEVAAKLGYLEMIESGTTTCIDHLSVNHADRAFEAAGELGIRGVLGKVLMDQRSPAGLLEGADEGLAESERLIERYHGAFDDRIRYAVTPRFAVSCTEECLRGARELADAHEGVRIHTHASENRSEIATVEGETGLRNIHWLDEVGLTGEDVVLAHCVHTDESEREVLAETGTHVTHCPSSNMKLASGIAPIEDYRERGINVAIGNDGPPCNNTLDPFTEMRQGSLLQKVDRLDPVAASASQLFEMATINGARAAGFEELGALREGWRADIVGLTTDLTRATPLHDPLSHLVYGAHGDDVVLSMVDGRVLLEDGELTTADADAIREDAREVVLSLDEHREAADRVRP; encoded by the coding sequence ATGATGCTTTCCGGGACGGTCATCGTCGACGCCGGGACCGTCCTCGACGACGGGTGCGTGGTCGTCGAGGGCTCGCACATCGAGGCGGTCGGGCCCCGCGAGGAGCTGCTCGACCGGTATCCGAACCACGAGCGGCGGGCGTACGACCTGCTCATGCCGGGGCTGGTCGGCGCGCACGTCCACTCGGTCCAGAGCCTCGGACGCGGGATCGCCGACGACCTCGAGCTGCTCGACTGGCTGTTCGAGTACGTCCTCCCGATGGAGGCGTCGCTTTCGGCCGAGGAGATGGAGGTCGCCGCGAAGCTGGGCTACCTCGAGATGATCGAGAGCGGCACGACGACCTGCATCGATCACCTCTCGGTCAACCACGCCGACCGGGCGTTCGAGGCCGCCGGCGAGCTCGGGATCCGCGGCGTGCTGGGCAAGGTGCTGATGGACCAGCGTTCACCGGCGGGCCTGCTCGAAGGGGCCGACGAGGGCCTCGCCGAGAGCGAACGGCTGATCGAGCGGTATCACGGCGCGTTCGACGACCGGATCCGCTACGCCGTGACCCCGCGCTTCGCCGTCTCCTGTACCGAGGAGTGTCTGCGCGGCGCCCGCGAGCTCGCCGACGCCCACGAGGGCGTTCGGATCCACACCCACGCGAGCGAGAACAGAAGCGAGATCGCGACCGTCGAGGGCGAGACGGGCCTGCGGAACATCCACTGGCTCGACGAGGTCGGCCTCACCGGCGAGGACGTGGTGCTCGCCCACTGCGTCCACACCGACGAGTCCGAACGCGAGGTGCTCGCCGAGACGGGCACGCACGTCACCCACTGCCCGTCCTCGAACATGAAGCTCGCGAGCGGGATCGCGCCGATCGAGGACTACCGCGAGCGGGGGATCAACGTCGCCATCGGCAACGACGGCCCGCCGTGTAACAACACGCTCGATCCCTTCACCGAAATGCGCCAGGGCAGCCTGCTCCAGAAGGTCGACCGGCTCGACCCGGTCGCGGCTTCCGCGTCCCAGCTGTTCGAGATGGCGACGATCAACGGCGCGCGCGCCGCCGGCTTCGAGGAGCTCGGGGCGCTACGCGAGGGCTGGCGGGCCGACATCGTCGGCCTCACGACCGACCTCACGCGGGCGACGCCGCTGCACGATCCCCTCTCGCATCTGGTCTACGGCGCCCACGGCGACGACGTCGTCCTCTCGATGGTCGACGGCAGGGTACTTCTGGAGGACGGCGAACTCACGACGGCCGACGCCGACGCGATCCGCGAGGACGCCCGCGAGGTCGTCCTCTCGCTCGACGAGCACCGCGAGGCCGCCGATCGGGTCCGTCCCTGA
- a CDS encoding NCS2 family permease: MSSASGPKSKIGGYFGFEEAGTDLRTELIAGTTTFLTMAYIIVVNPAILSEAIQIEGYTQGEVYQMIAIATILASIAAILVMAFHANRPFGLAPGMGLNAYFAFTVVILLGVPWQTALAAVFVEGVIFVLLTAVGARRYVIELFPEPVKFAVGAGIGLFLLLLGLIEMNVIVAYEATLVQLNDVAADPVALVALAGLALTFVLYARGTTGAIIIGILTTAAAGWALTLAGVVERGVLTPAELPSAQYDITPLAGAFVDGFYGIDPVTFVLVVFTFFFVDFFDTAGTLIGVSQFGGFLDEEGNLPEMEKPLMADAVGTTVGAMVGTSTVTTFIESSTGIEEGGRTGMTALTVGVLFALSLVFVPVIAAIPDYASYLALVVVGIIMLQGVSDIDWDHPAWLISGGLTITVMPLTASIADGLAAGIVSYPVIKAAVGEGDDVHPGQWLLAAAFVVYYYVSAGGVLGGT, from the coding sequence ATGTCCAGCGCAAGCGGCCCGAAATCGAAGATCGGGGGGTACTTCGGCTTCGAGGAGGCGGGGACCGACCTGCGGACCGAACTCATCGCGGGGACGACGACGTTCCTCACGATGGCGTACATCATCGTCGTGAACCCCGCGATCCTCTCGGAGGCGATACAGATCGAGGGCTACACCCAGGGAGAAGTCTATCAGATGATCGCGATCGCGACCATCCTGGCGTCGATCGCGGCCATCCTCGTGATGGCCTTCCACGCGAACCGGCCGTTCGGCCTGGCGCCGGGGATGGGGCTGAACGCCTACTTCGCGTTCACGGTCGTGATCCTCCTGGGAGTGCCGTGGCAGACGGCGCTCGCGGCCGTCTTCGTCGAGGGCGTGATCTTCGTCCTGCTGACGGCGGTCGGGGCGCGCCGGTACGTCATCGAGCTGTTCCCCGAGCCGGTGAAGTTCGCCGTCGGCGCCGGCATCGGGCTGTTCCTGCTCCTGTTGGGGCTGATCGAGATGAACGTCATCGTCGCCTACGAGGCGACGCTGGTCCAGCTGAACGACGTCGCCGCCGACCCGGTCGCGCTGGTCGCGCTCGCGGGGCTCGCGCTGACGTTCGTCCTCTATGCCCGCGGCACGACGGGCGCGATCATCATCGGGATCCTGACGACCGCGGCCGCCGGCTGGGCGCTGACCCTCGCCGGCGTCGTCGAGCGGGGCGTGCTGACGCCGGCGGAGCTGCCCTCGGCCCAGTACGACATCACGCCGCTGGCGGGCGCCTTCGTCGACGGGTTCTACGGGATCGATCCCGTGACGTTCGTGTTGGTCGTGTTCACGTTCTTCTTCGTCGACTTCTTCGACACCGCGGGGACGCTGATCGGCGTCTCGCAGTTCGGCGGCTTCCTCGACGAGGAGGGGAACCTCCCGGAGATGGAAAAACCCCTGATGGCCGACGCGGTCGGCACGACCGTCGGCGCGATGGTCGGCACCTCGACGGTGACGACGTTCATCGAGTCCTCGACGGGGATCGAGGAGGGCGGACGCACCGGCATGACGGCACTGACCGTCGGCGTGCTGTTCGCGCTCTCGCTGGTCTTCGTCCCGGTCATCGCGGCGATCCCGGACTACGCCTCCTATCTGGCGCTGGTCGTCGTCGGCATCATCATGCTGCAGGGGGTAAGCGACATCGACTGGGACCACCCCGCCTGGCTCATCTCGGGCGGGCTGACGATCACCGTGATGCCCCTGACCGCGTCGATCGCCGACGGGCTGGCCGCGGGGATCGTCAGCTACCCGGTGATCAAGGCGGCGGTCGGCGAGGGCGACGACGTCCACCCCGGCCAGTGGCTCCTCGCCGCGGCGTTCGTCGTCTACTACTACGTCTCTGCGGGCGGCGTGCTCGGCGGGACGTAA
- a CDS encoding PadR family transcriptional regulator — MNDLTGFQRDLLYTIAGLDEPHGLALKDELEEYYGKEVHHGRLYPNLDTLVDKGLVEKEAMDRRTNLYTVTARGRRELEARREWEDQFMGEMALSG, encoded by the coding sequence ATGAACGACCTCACGGGGTTTCAGCGGGATCTACTGTACACGATCGCCGGGCTCGACGAGCCCCACGGGCTCGCGCTGAAGGACGAGCTCGAGGAGTACTACGGGAAGGAGGTCCACCACGGGCGGCTCTATCCGAACCTCGACACGCTCGTCGACAAGGGGCTCGTCGAGAAGGAGGCGATGGACCGGCGGACGAACCTCTACACCGTCACCGCCCGCGGGCGCCGCGAGCTCGAGGCCCGCCGCGAGTGGGAGGACCAGTTCATGGGCGAGATGGCGCTCTCGGGGTGA
- a CDS encoding CoA transferase, with protein MDQQALEDVDVIDLGQIYNGAYSSLMLSYLGADVTKVEPPFGEPLRSRVEEGEPAELVMLNSTKDGITLNLKEERGKELFKDLVRDADVLVENFATGTMEEFGLGYDTLSEVNPELIYAHGSGFGEDGPKSDRLAMDLIVQAESGVMDVTGNPEDPPTKTGIAPGDFLGGIHLAAGVMAALYQRERTGEGQFVEASMQDAVYPSLMSQLANYYDDSDTPPRTGNRHSSLAKAPYNAYEAEDGYVAILCTSDEHWESLCGAIDREELADDERFASNVGRVEHMETIDDAIEEWTREHSREEVGSVLSAAGVPCGSVQSVEEVIHDPHLERREMVVEIDHPTEGEIRVPGSPIRLSDSKAPDIEPSPTKGEDNVEVYRDRLGLSDDEIERLRSDGVI; from the coding sequence ATGGACCAACAGGCACTGGAGGACGTCGACGTCATCGACCTCGGACAGATCTACAACGGCGCGTACAGCTCGCTGATGCTCTCGTATCTGGGGGCCGACGTGACGAAGGTCGAGCCCCCCTTCGGCGAGCCGCTTCGCTCGCGCGTCGAGGAGGGCGAACCCGCCGAACTGGTGATGCTCAACTCCACCAAGGACGGGATCACGCTCAACCTCAAGGAGGAACGGGGCAAGGAGCTGTTCAAGGACCTGGTGCGGGACGCGGACGTCCTCGTCGAGAACTTCGCGACGGGCACCATGGAGGAGTTCGGGCTGGGCTACGACACCCTCTCGGAGGTCAACCCCGAGCTGATCTACGCCCACGGCAGCGGCTTCGGCGAGGACGGCCCGAAGAGCGACCGGCTGGCGATGGACCTGATCGTCCAGGCCGAGAGCGGCGTCATGGACGTGACCGGCAACCCCGAGGACCCGCCGACGAAGACCGGCATCGCGCCCGGCGACTTCCTCGGGGGGATCCACCTCGCGGCCGGCGTCATGGCGGCGCTCTACCAGCGCGAGCGCACCGGCGAGGGCCAGTTCGTCGAGGCGAGCATGCAGGACGCGGTCTACCCCTCGCTGATGTCCCAGCTGGCGAACTACTACGACGACTCCGACACCCCCCCGCGGACGGGCAACCGCCACAGCAGCCTGGCGAAGGCTCCCTACAACGCCTACGAGGCCGAGGACGGCTACGTGGCGATCCTCTGTACCTCCGACGAGCACTGGGAGAGCCTCTGTGGGGCGATCGACCGCGAGGAGCTCGCCGACGACGAGCGCTTCGCGAGCAACGTCGGCCGCGTCGAGCACATGGAGACGATCGATGATGCCATCGAGGAGTGGACCCGCGAGCATTCCCGCGAGGAGGTCGGCTCGGTCCTCTCGGCGGCCGGCGTCCCCTGTGGCTCGGTCCAGAGCGTCGAGGAGGTGATCCACGACCCGCATCTCGAACGACGGGAGATGGTCGTCGAGATCGACCACCCGACCGAGGGCGAGATCCGCGTCCCCGGCAGCCCGATCCGGCTCTCGGACTCGAAGGCCCCCGACATCGAGCCCTCGCCGACGAAGGGCGAGGACAACGTCGAGGTCTACCGTGACCGGCTGGGCCTCTCGGACGACGAGATCGAACGGCTCCGCAGCGACGGCGTGATCTGA
- the sauS gene encoding acylating sulfoacetaldehyde dehydrogenase, with product MSVDASQVERESDATGDVGTCLERAEAAMAEIADYDQAAVDELVQAVAWAVYQEDRAREISEVAVRDTGFGNVEDKITKKRRKTKGTLDDLLGAPSVGVIDEDPEAGITEIAKPVGVVGAVVPSTNPGATPANIAMMALKGRNAVVVSPSPAGLSTCELVVGYIRDELERVGAPRDLVQMLPAPVEKEKTYELMDRCDLLQVTGSASNVERGERSGTPNYNVGEGNVVSIVDSTAELDAAAERIKKSKTFDYATSCSSDNSAVIVESVYDDAVAALEGEGGYLCDDAERERLQETMFPEGHGSLSGEVTAQPPEAIAEAADLPAEAEEAEFFMVEGQGIGEEHPLSGEKLSVVLTLYEADDFDAALETTNEILAFEGSGHSCGLHTTDDDHTERIGHEMDVARLLINQPQCYGNGGSFDNGLNFTLSMGAGTWGGNQTDENLSYTHFLNTTTVAETVEPDEPSEEELFGSYRGYDD from the coding sequence ATGAGTGTAGACGCTTCACAGGTCGAACGCGAGTCCGACGCGACGGGCGACGTCGGGACCTGCCTGGAACGCGCCGAGGCGGCGATGGCGGAGATCGCCGACTACGACCAGGCGGCAGTCGACGAGCTCGTCCAGGCGGTCGCCTGGGCGGTCTACCAGGAGGACCGCGCCCGGGAGATCTCGGAGGTCGCCGTCCGGGACACCGGCTTCGGCAACGTCGAGGACAAGATCACCAAGAAACGCCGCAAGACCAAGGGCACTCTCGACGACCTGCTGGGCGCGCCGTCGGTCGGCGTGATCGACGAGGACCCCGAGGCCGGGATCACCGAGATCGCCAAACCGGTCGGGGTCGTCGGCGCGGTCGTCCCCTCGACGAACCCGGGGGCGACGCCCGCCAACATCGCGATGATGGCGCTGAAGGGGCGCAACGCGGTGGTCGTCTCGCCCTCGCCCGCGGGGCTGTCGACCTGCGAGCTCGTCGTCGGCTACATCCGCGACGAGCTCGAGCGGGTCGGCGCACCCCGCGACCTGGTCCAGATGCTCCCGGCGCCCGTCGAGAAGGAGAAGACCTACGAGCTGATGGACCGCTGTGACCTGCTGCAGGTGACGGGATCGGCGAGCAACGTCGAGCGCGGCGAACGGTCGGGAACGCCAAACTACAACGTCGGCGAGGGCAACGTCGTCTCGATCGTCGACTCGACGGCCGAGCTCGATGCGGCCGCCGAACGGATCAAGAAGAGCAAGACCTTCGACTACGCGACCAGCTGTTCGAGCGACAACTCCGCCGTGATCGTCGAGTCGGTCTACGACGACGCCGTCGCGGCGCTCGAAGGCGAGGGCGGCTACCTCTGTGACGACGCGGAGCGAGAACGCCTCCAGGAGACGATGTTCCCCGAGGGCCACGGCTCGCTGTCGGGCGAGGTCACCGCCCAGCCCCCCGAGGCGATCGCCGAGGCCGCCGACCTCCCGGCGGAAGCCGAGGAAGCCGAGTTCTTCATGGTCGAGGGCCAGGGGATCGGCGAGGAGCACCCCCTCTCGGGCGAGAAGCTCTCGGTCGTCCTGACGCTGTACGAGGCCGACGACTTCGACGCGGCCCTCGAGACGACGAACGAGATCCTCGCCTTCGAGGGCAGCGGCCACTCCTGTGGGCTCCACACGACCGACGACGACCATACAGAGCGGATCGGCCACGAGATGGACGTCGCCCGGCTGCTGATCAACCAGCCCCAGTGTTACGGCAACGGCGGGAGCTTCGACAACGGGCTGAACTTCACCCTCTCGATGGGCGCCGGGACGTGGGGCGGCAACCAGACCGACGAGAACCTCAGCTACACCCACTTCCTCAACACCACGACGGTCGCAGAGACCGTCGAACCCGACGAGCCCAGCGAGGAGGAGCTGTTCGGCTCCTATCGCGGCTACGACGACTAG
- a CDS encoding tripartite tricarboxylate transporter permease: MIGTLFAPATIEGALGTLASPYILLAILLGTGVGVVFGAIPGFSATMTIVLFTPVTIPFEPTTALIFLIAAYGGAVYGGSIPAILINTPGAPGSVVTCWDGYELTKQGRAVYTLAVSAIVSGFAGLFAAVFLLVFAPPISEFALDFGPPEMFLLAVFALTIIPAAKGSSLSKALLAGAFGLLIGTIGNDPQLSQSRATFGQTTLLAGVDFVVVLIGLFVLTEVFRLAYRGTVVTRDKQVEGGVSEVYEAARTVASKPVEFLRGMLIGTFVGSLPGAGADVANFVSYNEAQRWADDELAEKFGTGVIEGVIAADSSNNATQGGALIPTLTLGIPGSGATAALLGAIALHGLNPGPGLFDASGEIVYAMVLSLFIGNVLILAYGIYGSRHFGKLAYLPARYIIPAVAVLAIVGGFAVRNAPIDLYIVLIFGLVGLLFVKYDYPLVSLVLGVILGDIAESGFVTGWLLTGESATAFLFNSYIAVGLLVLIALSLVVTALKN; this comes from the coding sequence ATGATCGGGACGCTGTTCGCGCCCGCGACCATCGAGGGGGCCCTCGGGACGCTCGCGAGCCCCTATATCCTGCTGGCGATCCTGCTCGGGACCGGCGTCGGCGTCGTCTTCGGGGCGATCCCCGGCTTCTCGGCGACGATGACGATCGTGCTGTTCACCCCGGTGACGATCCCGTTCGAGCCGACGACGGCGTTGATCTTCCTGATCGCGGCCTACGGGGGTGCGGTCTACGGCGGGTCGATCCCGGCGATCCTCATCAACACGCCCGGCGCGCCGGGCTCGGTCGTCACCTGCTGGGACGGCTACGAGCTCACCAAGCAGGGCCGGGCCGTCTACACGCTCGCGGTCTCGGCGATCGTTTCGGGGTTCGCGGGGCTGTTCGCCGCGGTCTTCCTGCTGGTGTTCGCCCCGCCGATCTCGGAGTTCGCGCTGGACTTCGGCCCGCCGGAGATGTTCCTGCTGGCGGTGTTCGCCCTGACGATCATCCCCGCCGCGAAGGGCTCGTCGCTCTCGAAGGCGCTGCTCGCGGGGGCGTTCGGGCTGCTGATCGGGACGATCGGCAACGACCCACAGCTCTCGCAGTCGCGGGCCACCTTCGGCCAGACGACGCTGCTCGCCGGCGTCGACTTCGTCGTCGTGCTGATCGGGCTGTTCGTCCTCACGGAGGTGTTCCGCCTCGCCTACCGGGGGACGGTCGTCACCCGGGACAAGCAGGTCGAGGGCGGGGTCTCGGAGGTCTACGAGGCCGCCCGGACGGTGGCCTCGAAGCCCGTCGAGTTCCTCCGCGGGATGCTCATCGGCACCTTCGTCGGATCGCTGCCCGGCGCGGGCGCGGACGTCGCGAACTTCGTCTCGTACAACGAGGCCCAGCGGTGGGCCGACGACGAGCTCGCCGAGAAGTTCGGAACCGGGGTCATCGAGGGGGTCATCGCGGCCGACTCGAGCAACAACGCGACCCAGGGCGGCGCGCTGATCCCGACGCTCACCCTCGGGATCCCCGGCAGCGGCGCGACCGCGGCGCTGCTCGGCGCGATCGCGCTCCACGGGCTGAACCCCGGCCCCGGGCTGTTCGACGCCTCCGGGGAGATCGTCTACGCGATGGTGCTCTCGTTGTTCATCGGCAACGTCCTCATCCTCGCCTACGGGATCTACGGCTCGCGACACTTCGGGAAGCTGGCGTATCTCCCGGCGCGCTACATCATCCCCGCGGTGGCCGTGCTCGCGATCGTCGGCGGCTTCGCGGTACGGAACGCCCCGATCGACCTGTATATCGTCCTGATATTCGGGCTGGTCGGTCTGCTGTTCGTGAAGTACGACTACCCGCTGGTGAGCCTCGTGCTGGGGGTGATTCTCGGCGACATCGCCGAGTCGGGCTTCGTCACCGGCTGGCTGCTGACCGGCGAGAGCGCGACGGCGTTCCTGTTCAACAGCTACATCGCGGTGGGGCTGTTGGTCCTCATCGCGCTCTCGTTGGTCGTCACCGCGCTCAAGAACTGA
- a CDS encoding tripartite tricarboxylate transporter TctB family protein codes for MAGITPPVVTVSAGSRTIEIDTGELLFPALVLAFCLVYYWDTHALPDLSMLYAGPLLYTTAALAVVTLLGQAVSVDDRPGKRGADEAAPEPAEPEADPGAEHGAGIESGTQASSGPHFTIRNAALLAAATAAYIVAIEPIGFLPTTIGYLAFALYLFGERSPLRLAAYSIGFAFVVWLVFVQWLMVPL; via the coding sequence ATGGCAGGGATCACGCCGCCGGTCGTCACCGTCTCGGCCGGCTCCAGAACGATCGAGATCGACACGGGCGAGTTGCTGTTCCCGGCGCTCGTCCTCGCGTTCTGTCTGGTTTATTACTGGGACACGCACGCCCTGCCGGACCTCTCGATGCTGTATGCGGGGCCGCTGCTGTACACGACGGCGGCCCTCGCCGTCGTCACCCTCCTCGGACAGGCCGTCTCCGTCGACGACCGCCCGGGCAAGCGCGGGGCCGACGAGGCCGCACCCGAGCCTGCCGAGCCGGAAGCTGACCCTGGGGCCGAACACGGAGCCGGGATCGAGAGCGGCACACAGGCCTCGAGCGGGCCCCACTTCACGATCCGCAACGCGGCGCTGCTGGCCGCCGCGACGGCCGCCTACATCGTCGCGATCGAACCGATCGGGTTCCTCCCCACGACGATCGGCTATCTCGCGTTCGCGCTGTACCTGTTCGGCGAGCGGAGCCCGCTCCGGCTCGCGGCCTACTCGATCGGGTTCGCGTTCGTGGTCTGGCTGGTGTTCGTCCAGTGGCTGATGGTGCCGCTATGA
- a CDS encoding tripartite tricarboxylate transporter substrate binding protein, which translates to MTRTTTTRREVLALGAAGLAGTAGCAERAPDVLGELDRDQITAIVPWAQGGGTDRAMRVTTPTWSDLLDVEFVVENYPGGSTQVGGEQIYNAEPDGLTLGMWNMPQMQATWLFQDAPYTADDFDYLGTHHWDPTMWFAPLDSPYEDIEGFIEYAREDGATVGITAAIGNTALSALLVEDAYDLDLTVVNMEGGSELRQAVLAGDVDAGVNQPWAFDPDHAGDVTALGSHTDEPQELWPDVPSFGELGMDEVPLVEEGLGQWKLMVAPGGVREQHPDWFEELAESYAAVFEDEGFRTRTEEQGGLDRIVDYRGPEETAREVEETSEFMSEYADVIEDFIYDRG; encoded by the coding sequence ATGACACGCACGACTACGACCCGACGGGAGGTTCTGGCGCTGGGGGCCGCCGGCTTGGCGGGTACCGCGGGCTGTGCCGAGCGGGCGCCGGACGTACTGGGCGAACTCGACCGGGACCAGATCACCGCGATCGTCCCGTGGGCACAGGGCGGCGGGACCGACCGGGCGATGCGGGTGACGACGCCGACGTGGTCCGACCTGCTGGACGTCGAGTTCGTCGTCGAGAACTACCCCGGCGGGTCGACCCAGGTCGGGGGCGAGCAGATCTACAACGCCGAGCCGGACGGGCTCACGCTCGGGATGTGGAACATGCCCCAGATGCAGGCGACGTGGCTGTTCCAAGACGCACCCTACACGGCCGACGACTTCGACTACCTAGGGACCCACCACTGGGATCCGACGATGTGGTTCGCCCCGCTCGACAGCCCCTACGAGGACATCGAGGGGTTCATCGAGTACGCCCGGGAGGACGGGGCGACCGTCGGCATCACCGCGGCGATCGGCAACACGGCGCTGTCGGCGCTGCTCGTCGAGGACGCCTACGACCTCGATCTGACGGTCGTCAACATGGAGGGTGGATCGGAGCTCCGGCAGGCCGTCCTCGCGGGCGACGTCGACGCGGGGGTCAACCAGCCGTGGGCGTTCGACCCGGACCACGCGGGCGACGTGACCGCGCTCGGTTCGCACACCGACGAGCCCCAGGAGCTGTGGCCCGACGTCCCCTCCTTCGGCGAACTCGGGATGGATGAAGTCCCGCTAGTCGAGGAGGGGCTCGGACAGTGGAAGCTGATGGTCGCCCCCGGCGGGGTTCGCGAGCAACACCCCGACTGGTTCGAGGAGCTCGCCGAGAGCTACGCCGCCGTCTTCGAGGACGAGGGCTTTCGGACCAGAACGGAGGAACAGGGCGGCCTCGATCGGATCGTCGACTATCGGGGCCCCGAGGAGACCGCACGGGAGGTCGAGGAGACCTCCGAGTTCATGTCGGAGTACGCCGACGTGATCGAGGACTTCATCTACGATCGGGGGTAG
- a CDS encoding copper resistance D family protein, which produces MDPLNPALRGVLVATLMLLVGVPPTFRLVVFPALERRGIDTTRANDTVLTVVGTALIGAAFTATAIAIGDVRPTDPGSFAAWASTTQPGMAWTGLVAVASMLGALTVTRYLRPRSVPRDHWLAAATVGALAMLVAFCATRYSVAIESSAVALIVKVGHMTGAGLWVGGLVVLAALPTLLPRSLDADDEPARVALAVVRRFSVVAVAGVTVAFATGVVIAAWHVPTPTALATTPYGLLLSAKVGLVLIAAAIGGFNRLIVHERIDRSVRETTDRTVLPGLLTIADPIVATDAVPTITRSVRVELAILLVATALSVVLTTAMTPSYELLGPTVAASGGVFGGVLLGFANLLKLGAVGIALTGSLALGYEVGKLGTAR; this is translated from the coding sequence ATGGATCCGCTGAATCCAGCCCTCCGAGGCGTGTTAGTGGCGACGCTGATGCTCCTCGTGGGCGTGCCCCCGACGTTTCGGCTCGTCGTGTTCCCCGCCCTCGAGCGCCGTGGTATCGACACCACGCGGGCGAACGACACAGTCCTGACGGTCGTCGGGACGGCCCTGATCGGGGCGGCCTTCACCGCGACCGCGATCGCGATCGGCGACGTACGGCCGACCGATCCCGGCTCGTTCGCCGCCTGGGCGAGCACGACCCAGCCAGGGATGGCATGGACGGGCCTCGTCGCCGTCGCGTCGATGCTCGGTGCGCTGACCGTCACCCGGTATCTCCGCCCCCGTTCGGTTCCGCGGGACCACTGGCTCGCGGCGGCGACCGTCGGCGCGCTCGCAATGCTGGTGGCGTTCTGTGCGACGCGCTACTCCGTGGCCATCGAGAGCTCCGCCGTAGCACTGATCGTGAAGGTCGGGCACATGACCGGGGCCGGGCTGTGGGTGGGCGGCCTCGTCGTGTTGGCCGCGCTGCCGACGCTGTTGCCCCGCTCGCTCGATGCCGACGACGAGCCGGCGAGAGTCGCCCTCGCGGTCGTTCGGCGGTTCTCGGTCGTCGCCGTCGCGGGCGTCACCGTCGCGTTCGCGACCGGCGTCGTCATCGCCGCCTGGCACGTCCCGACGCCCACCGCGCTCGCGACGACGCCGTACGGCCTGCTCCTCTCGGCGAAGGTGGGGCTGGTGCTGATCGCGGCCGCGATCGGCGGGTTCAACCGCCTGATCGTCCACGAGCGGATCGACCGCTCGGTCCGCGAGACGACCGACCGGACGGTTCTGCCGGGGCTGTTGACGATCGCCGATCCGATCGTGGCGACCGACGCCGTCCCGACGATCACCCGGTCGGTTCGGGTCGAGCTGGCGATCCTGCTCGTCGCGACGGCCCTCTCGGTCGTGCTCACGACGGCGATGACGCCGTCCTACGAGCTGCTCGGACCCACGGTGGCGGCCTCCGGCGGCGTCTTCGGGGGCGTGCTCCTCGGGTTCGCGAACCTCCTCAAACTCGGCGCCGTGGGGATCGCCCTCACCGGATCGCTCGCGCTGGGCTACGAGGTCGGCAAGCTCGGGACCGCCCGCTAG
- a CDS encoding SprT-like domain-containing protein: MSTDEPAVARRGDTIDDGTHHPRTKGALRERAAAHAAAVGAEHFPLVPVEEIEWEVSTRMKRSAGIAVYDRDAEQVTIRLSWDAYEAYGWEEFARTVRHELIHAWQYYERGTADHGPTFRQWLDPLDTDRHCERYAEPRYWIVCEDCGDRNPRYRRSKVVERPERYSCGRCGGPIAVRPGN; the protein is encoded by the coding sequence GTGTCCACCGACGAGCCGGCGGTAGCTCGGAGGGGCGATACGATCGACGACGGGACACACCACCCACGGACGAAGGGCGCGCTCCGCGAGCGCGCGGCCGCCCACGCGGCGGCGGTCGGCGCCGAGCACTTCCCACTGGTGCCCGTCGAGGAGATCGAGTGGGAGGTCTCGACGCGCATGAAGCGCTCGGCGGGGATCGCGGTCTACGACCGCGACGCCGAGCAGGTGACGATCCGCCTCTCGTGGGACGCCTACGAGGCCTACGGCTGGGAGGAGTTCGCCCGGACCGTGCGCCACGAGCTGATCCACGCCTGGCAGTACTACGAGCGCGGCACGGCCGATCACGGCCCGACCTTCCGCCAGTGGCTCGACCCCCTCGATACGGATCGCCACTGCGAACGGTACGCCGAACCGCGCTACTGGATCGTCTGTGAGGACTGTGGGGACCGCAACCCGCGCTACCGTCGGTCGAAAGTCGTCGAACGGCCCGAACGCTACTCCTGTGGGCGCTGTGGCGGGCCGATCGCCGTTCGGCCCGGGAACTGA